A genome region from Panicum virgatum strain AP13 chromosome 4K, P.virgatum_v5, whole genome shotgun sequence includes the following:
- the LOC120702018 gene encoding translation initiation factor IF-2-like produces the protein MAFLPSLARRIGGGAAARRSGGAALARLPPLSSFAARRTGGPTAAWRPTPGATDRQSGAAEQPARGGGGWRACSGALLRQHGGGWGGGGVWRGEPAAAGRASESACGRTGGGASFLLQILAAL, from the coding sequence ATGGCGTTCCTCCCCTCCCTGGCGCGGCGGATCGGCGGAGGGGCTGCGGCGCGGCGGTCCGGCGGAGCGGCACTCGCCCGTCTCCCTCCCTTGTCGTCGTTCGCCGCGCGGCGGACTGGCGGACCGACCGCGGCGTGGCGGCCCACGCCCGGCGCGACGGACCGGCAGAGCGGCGCTGCGGAGCagcccgcgcgcggcggcggtggctggcgAGCGTGCAGCGGGGCCCTCCTTCGGCAGCATGGTGGTGGTTGGGGCGGTGGTGGGGTCTGGCGCGGCGAGCCCGCTGCTGCAGGACGAGCGAGCGAATCCGCGTGCgggaggaccggcggcggcgcctccttcctcctccagaTCCTGGCGGCCCTGtga